One Malania oleifera isolate guangnan ecotype guangnan chromosome 10, ASM2987363v1, whole genome shotgun sequence genomic region harbors:
- the LOC131165628 gene encoding protein WALLS ARE THIN 1-like: protein MADTTSGSAASLAGGGGGKRRCSVSERVQLHMATLALQFGYVGFHIVSRAALNMGMNKLIFLVYRNIIAFLLLLPFAYFLEKKERPAITLSFLLRIFLLALVGITTNQGFYLLALDNTSPTFASAIQNSAPAITFLMAAILRIEQVRLNRKNRVAKVAGTVLCVAGATVITLYKGPTIESPAPPLHQTTPLFLALGDAKSKNWTLGCIYLIGHCLSWSGWLVLQAPVLKKYPMSYPSNSCKSRWLFYPARFI, encoded by the exons ATGGCGGACACTACTAGTGGGTCGGCGGCATCCTTAGCAGGCGGCGGCGGAGGGAAGAGACGGTGCTCGGTGTCGGAGAGGGTGCAGCTGCACATGGCGACACTGGCCCTACAGTTCGGCTACGTTGGCTTCCACATCGTCTCCCGAGCCGCCCTCAACATGGGCATGAACAAACTCATCTTCCTCGTGTACCGCAACATCATCGCCTTCCTTCTCCTCCTCCCCTTCGCTTATTTCCTCGAAAA GAAGGAGAGGCCCGCCAtcactctttcttttcttcttcggATCTTTCTCCTCGCCCTTGTTGG AATAACGACAAACCAAGGGTTCTACTTGCTGGCCCTGGACAACACTTCTCCAACTTTCGCATCCGCCATACAGAACTCTGCCCCAGCAATCACCTTCCTCATGGCAGCCATCCTCCG AATAGAGCAGGTGCGGTTGAACAGGAAAAACAGGGTGGCGAAAGTGGCGGGGACGGTGCTGTGCGTGGCGGGGGCGACGGTGATTACGCTATACAAGGGGCCGACGATAGAGAGTCCGGCGCCGCCGCTGCACCAAACGACGCCGCTTTTCCTGGCACTGGGAGATGCGAAGAGTAAGAACTGGACACTGGGGTGCATATACCTGATTGGGCATTGCCTATCGTGGTCGGGTTGGCTGGTGCTGCAGGCACCGGTGCTCAAGAAGTACCCTATGTCTTATCCTTCTAATTCATGCAAATCTCGCTGGCTATTCTATCCAGCGAGATTTATTTAA
- the LOC131165629 gene encoding uncharacterized protein LOC131165629: protein MEVGRDRATDSSSVRQQPHRHQTPSKQPNVFPNPVDTASVSRRLQKELMSLMMSGEDLGVSAFPEGENIFTWIGTIEGGKGTMYEGLSYKLSLRFPLDYPFKPPQVKFETMCFHPNVDQFGNICLDILQDKWSSAYDCRTILLSIQSLLGEPNTESPLNSYAAGLWNNKEDYRKMVHKQHLDGGAFGI from the exons ATGGAAGTTGGCCGCGATCGGGCGACGGACAGCTCCTCAGTGCGTCAGCAGCCGCATCGGCATCAAACGCCGTCGAAGCAGCCTAATGTTTTCCCAAACCCTGTCGACACTGCTTCTGTCTCTCGGAG gCTTCAGAAGGAACTGATGTCTCTAATG ATGAGTGGGGAAGACCTTGGGGTGTCCGCTTTTCCCGAGGGAGAGAACATTTTTACCTGGATTGGCACAATTGAAGGTGGAAAAGGAACTATGTATGAGGGTTTGTCGTACAAACTCTCTCTGCGTTTCCCCCTGGACTACCCTTTCAAGCCACCGCAAGTTAAGTTTGAGACAATGTGCTTCCATCCAAATGTTGATCAGTTTGGCAATATTTGTCTTGACATCCTTCAG GACAAGTGGTCTTCCGCTTATGATTGCAGAACTATTCTTTTGTCCATTCAAAGTCTATTGGGAG AACCCAACACAGAGAGCCCTCTCAACAGTTACGCTGCAGGATTGTGGAACAACAAAGAAG ATTACAGGAAAATGGTCCACAAGCAGCATCTTGACGGAGGAGCATTTGGGATCTGA